GAAGGCAGTGCCAGGAATACGGACTTTTCGCTTATGGGTGGAATGTTTGGATCTCATGCCGGAGGTGCGGCAGGTGCCTACGGCAGAACACCCGAGGGCAAGGTGATTGTCGCAGCATTCACCGACTCCATGAACAATCTGATCAGAGCCGTGAAATCGTATAAAGCCCAATCCGTGTCCGGCGGGCTTGGCACAGGCGGGAACATGGCGGTACAGGGGGGGGCTGCGGCAATGGCGGCATCCAACGTTCTCCAAGGCGTCATGACCCAGCGAATTTACAACGCCGCCGCCGGGGTTTACGACTATGTAATCATCACCAAGGATCGTTCCCGGACATTTACATTCAGCAGCGCCAGAAAAATCCCCTACAAAAATGATCTTGTTCAGTTTTATGCGCCGGGCGGCCAGGTTGATATAAGCTCAATCAAATTGCTTGAAAGAAAATACCTGCAAAAGTATTGGCAGTAATTGCCCAATCAATAAACAACCCGTTTCTATCTGAAAAAAGCGTACATTCGGTGCAGATGATCTGCTGAGTGTACGCTTTTTTTCGTGTATTTTAATCGTTAAATTTTATTATTTGGGCTACAGAAGAATCGCACCGGTGCGCACAAGCACCCGAATTTTTTCGACGGCTAAAAGAATCGTGTTGTAGTCTCTTTCGTCTATATCAGATGATACACTTATCTCATTGATCGTATTCATCAAAAAAAGGCTTGTAGATTGAAATTTCACATCTTCCATCATTGAATAAATATCATTATACCTTTTTTGGACTTGTTTAAGTCTTTTTTGATCCTGGGCAACCGCAAAAAGATGAATTTCTACCAGCCAGCCGGCAAGTTCATAAAAAACTTGAGATGCACCATCACGATAGCCATTTAAAGGATCAATGAATGATGTGAGCCAGAACCCTGGAGGCTAAAAATGATGGCGGCTCTACGTCATCAAGTAATTTTTCAAAATTCAAAACAGTTGTTAAAACAGACAATTCGTGCTGGCAGTCTGAGCATGAAGATAAATGCTCTCTGAGTTCTTCTGCTTCATCTTCCGAAAGCATTCCTTCAAGAAAATCGAATAATTTGTTTTGAAAGTTATCGCAGTGCATCGCGGATATTTCCGTGTATTTCTTCGAAATATTGTCTAACTTGTTTTCTTGCCCGGTTTAATCGAGATCGGACGGTTCCAAGTTCAATATCACATATTTCGGCGATATCCTGGTATTTAAAATTTTCGAATGTGTGCAAAACAAAAATTTTGTAATATTTTTCTCTCAACTGACGAATACAAATCAGCGAATCAATAATTAAATCCCTATAATAAAAATAGTCCGAACCTTCGAGCTGCAGACTGATCATCAAGGCCTGTACTTCAGGATGCGTTCTCAGATCCATTTCCTGCATAAGAAGTTTAAGGTCACTCTCTTTAATTCTCTTTTTTAACACATTAAAAGAACGGTTGGATATAGAGCGGTAAAGGTATGTTGAAAACTTAGAGTCCCAGTTAAAATTTGAAATGTTTTTATACACATTTAAAAACACTTCCTGAACAATATCTTCAGCATCTTCTTGAAGCAGCACGATCCGAAGCGCTATATTGTACATCGTTTTCTGGTGACTGAAAACGATATCGTTAAAGGCACATTTATCTCCCCTCTGGCAGGCACAGACTGATTCATAGTCTTTATCAATCTTTCTATAATAATCTTTCTTTCTATAATAATCTTTATTCCCCGCCATGGCAGTCCCCAAACCCTGATCCAGCCCAATAATAATGAGGGTTGATGAAGATTTTAACAACCTACACATCAAATAATGGTGGCGGTATATCAATGTCATGAACATTTTTCCAGTACATT
This window of the uncultured Desulfobacter sp. genome carries:
- a CDS encoding zf-HC2 domain-containing protein, with amino-acid sequence MHCDNFQNKLFDFLEGMLSEDEAEELREHLSSCSDCQHELSVLTTVLNFEKLLDDVEPPSFLASRVLAHIIH
- a CDS encoding sigma-70 family RNA polymerase sigma factor; this translates as MTLIYRHHYLMCRLLKSSSTLIIIGLDQGLGTAMAGNKDYYRKKDYYRKIDKDYESVCACQRGDKCAFNDIVFSHQKTMYNIALRIVLLQEDAEDIVQEVFLNVYKNISNFNWDSKFSTYLYRSISNRSFNVLKKRIKESDLKLLMQEMDLRTHPEVQALMISLQLEGSDYFYYRDLIIDSLICIRQLREKYYKIFVLHTFENFKYQDIAEICDIELGTVRSRLNRARKQVRQYFEEIHGNIRDALR